One segment of Parvularcula sp. IMCC14364 DNA contains the following:
- a CDS encoding transglutaminase family protein — MRLTVSHVTTYSYEPAVDRIGLRLRLFPSVSDGQAVEEWEVLVNDELTVPLLRSGFGDDEALFMSHEPLSALNIVARGVVNTKDTSGVVSGLPGTAPLGVFLRDTPLTQAGQAIIDLGTEAAKTDPLDELHELSRIVRRDVDYVSGSTDADTTAAQALNLGRGVCQDHAHVFCAAARSRGHPARYVAGYLLPDGDGGELHQTHAWAEAHVEGIGWVGFDPSNNICPTERYIRLGCGLDSRDATPVRGAISGMGAENLVASVVIEQAQ, encoded by the coding sequence ATGCGACTGACTGTAAGTCATGTAACGACGTATTCCTATGAGCCGGCTGTGGACCGGATTGGTTTGCGGCTGCGGCTTTTCCCGTCTGTGAGTGACGGGCAGGCCGTGGAAGAATGGGAAGTTCTGGTCAATGATGAGTTGACAGTGCCTCTTTTACGGTCCGGATTTGGGGACGATGAAGCCCTTTTCATGAGTCATGAACCGCTGTCAGCGTTGAACATTGTGGCGCGCGGTGTCGTCAACACGAAAGATACATCAGGTGTGGTCAGCGGATTGCCGGGCACGGCACCTCTTGGTGTTTTCCTCCGGGACACACCGCTGACACAAGCGGGGCAGGCGATTATCGATCTTGGTACGGAAGCGGCAAAGACAGACCCTCTGGACGAGTTGCATGAGCTTTCCCGAATTGTGCGGCGGGATGTGGACTATGTCTCCGGCAGCACAGATGCTGACACGACAGCCGCACAAGCACTTAATCTGGGGCGCGGGGTTTGTCAGGATCATGCACATGTTTTCTGTGCCGCTGCACGTTCGCGTGGTCACCCCGCCCGCTATGTGGCGGGCTATCTCCTGCCAGACGGGGACGGCGGGGAGTTGCATCAGACTCATGCCTGGGCGGAGGCCCATGTGGAAGGCATTGGCTGGGTCGGCTTTGACCCGTCGAACAACATTTGCCCCACAGAAAGATATATAAGGCTTGGCTGCGGCCTTGATTCCCGAGATGCCACACCTGTCAGAGGGGCTATTTCAGGCATGGGGGCAGAGAATCTGGTTGCATCTGTGGTCATTGAACAAGCACAATAG
- the msrA gene encoding peptide-methionine (S)-S-oxide reductase MsrA, whose product MTECAVLAGGCFWGMQDLLRNVPGVTATRVGYTGGHVDNAVYDQVKTGKTGHAEAIEISFDANIVSYRKILEWFFQIHDPTTENRQGNDRGSQYRSAIFHTSEEQRDTAYSVIEAVNQSGKWPDKVVTEVVEAGPFWEAEEFHQDYLEKYPNGYTCHFVRPDWKLDGDAA is encoded by the coding sequence ATGACGGAATGTGCAGTGTTGGCTGGTGGATGTTTTTGGGGAATGCAGGACCTGCTGCGCAACGTGCCCGGCGTCACCGCGACCCGCGTCGGCTATACGGGCGGGCATGTGGATAATGCCGTCTATGACCAGGTGAAAACCGGCAAGACAGGTCATGCTGAAGCCATTGAGATCAGCTTTGACGCCAATATCGTTTCCTATCGCAAGATTTTGGAATGGTTTTTCCAGATACACGACCCGACAACGGAAAACCGTCAGGGTAATGACCGTGGATCACAATATCGTTCAGCCATTTTTCACACGAGCGAAGAGCAGCGCGATACGGCATATTCTGTTATTGAGGCGGTCAACCAGTCTGGCAAATGGCCGGATAAAGTCGTGACCGAAGTGGTTGAGGCCGGGCCGTTCTGGGAAGCTGAGGAGTTTCATCAGGATTATCTTGAGAAATATCCCAATGGCTACACCTGTCACTTTGTCCGGCCCGACTGGAAACTTGACGGCGACGCGGCCTGA
- the purD gene encoding phosphoribosylamine--glycine ligase: MKILLIGGGGREHALAWKIAQSPLLTGLYCAPGNPGTVPLGTNVPLKDTDVEGIVSFAMQENMDLVVVGPEAPLALGLADRLEKAGIACFGPSQEAAQIEASKGYLKDLCQEHDIPTAAYGRFDAAAPAKAFLSTMSAPYVIKADGLAAGKGVVIAEDLAEAESAIDDMLGGRFGAASAELVIEEFLEGEEASFFAITDGTHIVPMVGSQDHKRALDGDKGPNTGGMGAYSPAPVFTPEIQQEVIARIIAPTVKALSDRGSPYCGVLYAGLMIGADGPKLIEYNARFGDPECQVMMRRMQSDILPVLMAAATGKLAGQEFVWTPETVALVVMATQGYPGSYAKGSVIKDIEKAQARDGVEVFHAGTSQTDGQLTASGGRVLNVTAGGATGRIAVDRAYDAVAQIDWPEGFYRRDIGWRMLQRETT, from the coding sequence TTGAAAATACTGCTGATTGGTGGTGGCGGCCGGGAACATGCCCTTGCCTGGAAGATCGCTCAAAGTCCCCTCCTGACCGGACTGTATTGTGCCCCCGGCAATCCGGGCACGGTACCGCTTGGCACAAATGTGCCGCTCAAGGACACAGATGTTGAGGGCATTGTGTCTTTCGCGATGCAGGAAAACATGGACCTGGTGGTCGTTGGCCCGGAAGCGCCGCTCGCGCTGGGGCTCGCTGACAGGCTGGAAAAAGCCGGGATCGCCTGTTTTGGGCCATCACAGGAAGCCGCGCAAATTGAGGCGTCCAAAGGCTACCTGAAGGACCTCTGCCAGGAGCACGATATTCCCACCGCCGCATATGGCCGCTTTGATGCAGCAGCCCCGGCCAAAGCGTTTCTCTCCACCATGTCAGCGCCATATGTCATCAAGGCAGATGGCCTTGCCGCTGGTAAAGGCGTTGTCATTGCAGAGGACCTGGCCGAAGCAGAAAGCGCCATAGATGACATGCTCGGCGGTCGCTTTGGCGCGGCCAGCGCAGAACTTGTCATAGAAGAATTCCTTGAAGGGGAAGAAGCCAGCTTTTTTGCCATCACGGACGGCACCCATATTGTCCCGATGGTTGGATCACAGGATCACAAACGCGCCCTTGATGGCGACAAGGGGCCAAATACGGGCGGTATGGGCGCCTATTCCCCGGCGCCGGTTTTTACGCCTGAAATTCAGCAGGAGGTCATCGCCCGGATCATCGCGCCGACGGTCAAAGCACTTTCTGATCGGGGCAGTCCTTATTGCGGCGTCCTCTATGCGGGCCTGATGATTGGTGCAGACGGCCCGAAGCTGATTGAATATAATGCACGCTTTGGCGACCCTGAATGTCAGGTCATGATGCGCCGTATGCAAAGCGATATCCTGCCAGTGCTCATGGCTGCTGCAACAGGCAAACTGGCCGGGCAGGAATTTGTCTGGACCCCGGAAACCGTCGCCCTGGTCGTCATGGCAACGCAGGGCTATCCCGGTTCCTATGCCAAAGGGTCTGTCATTAAAGACATTGAAAAAGCGCAAGCGCGCGACGGCGTCGAAGTCTTTCACGCTGGCACAAGCCAGACAGATGGCCAGTTGACGGCCAGCGGTGGCCGCGTTCTCAATGTCACCGCCGGTGGCGCAACCGGGCGCATTGCTGTCGATCGCGCATACGACGCTGTGGCACAGATCGACTGGCCGGAAGGCTTCTATCGCCGCGATATCGGCTGGCGGATGCTGCAGCGGGAGACAACATGA
- a CDS encoding rhodanese-related sulfurtransferase codes for MTFTVAALYKFVPLPAFESIQSTLQEVCDRASVMGTILLADEGINGTIAGPDESIRDVLAQISQHPDIGPVEAKFSYTDEQPFLRMKVRLKKEIVALGAGRVDPNEQVGTYIEPEDWNDLIARDDIILIDTRNDYEVAIGTFENAIDPKTTSFREFPAYVEKLKQNLPDEEKPKIAMFCTGGIRCEKASSYMLREGFDEVYHLKGGILKYLEKVPEAETRWNGDCFVFDNRVSVRHGLEVGDYDMCHACRMPISESEKQSPDYRPGISCPHCIGTRSDADIARFEERQKQMELARQRGEAHIGAAARKEKA; via the coding sequence ATGACCTTTACTGTAGCAGCTCTATACAAATTCGTGCCCCTGCCAGCCTTTGAGAGCATACAGAGTACGCTGCAGGAGGTCTGTGACAGGGCCAGTGTCATGGGCACGATCCTGCTCGCTGACGAGGGAATCAATGGCACCATCGCCGGACCTGATGAGAGCATCAGGGACGTTCTGGCGCAGATCAGTCAGCACCCGGATATCGGACCTGTGGAGGCAAAGTTTTCCTATACGGATGAACAGCCTTTCCTGCGCATGAAAGTGCGCCTCAAGAAGGAAATTGTCGCGCTGGGCGCTGGCCGGGTTGATCCCAATGAACAGGTCGGCACCTATATCGAACCGGAAGACTGGAACGACCTGATTGCCCGAGATGACATTATCCTGATTGATACGCGCAATGATTATGAAGTGGCGATTGGCACATTCGAGAACGCCATTGACCCGAAGACCACGAGCTTTCGTGAATTTCCCGCTTATGTCGAAAAGCTGAAGCAGAACCTGCCTGACGAAGAGAAGCCGAAGATCGCCATGTTCTGCACCGGCGGCATCCGCTGTGAAAAAGCATCGTCCTACATGCTGCGCGAGGGCTTTGATGAAGTCTATCATCTGAAGGGCGGCATTCTGAAATATCTCGAAAAAGTACCGGAAGCTGAAACCAGATGGAACGGTGACTGCTTCGTTTTCGACAACAGGGTTTCAGTACGCCATGGCCTGGAAGTCGGGGACTATGACATGTGTCACGCCTGTCGTATGCCGATCAGCGAAAGTGAAAAGCAGTCCCCTGATTATCGGCCGGGCATTTCCTGCCCGCATTGTATCGGCACACGCAGTGACGCGGATATTGCCCGCTTTGAAGAGCGCCAGAAACAGATGGAACTGGCCCGCCAGCGCGGGGAAGCACATATTGGTGCTGCCGCCAGAAAGGAAAAAGCATGA
- a CDS encoding RNA-binding S4 domain-containing protein — protein MTEATAQTSQRIDKWLWCARFFKTRSLAGKTVTAGGMRLTRNDQTHRITKASFCVQPEDTLAFTKHDQLFIVRINACALRRGPAPEAQALYEDLSPPPPKKTDPKVSGSQDFEREKGAGRPTKKDRREMEKIRQDL, from the coding sequence ATGACTGAGGCGACAGCCCAGACCAGTCAGCGCATTGACAAATGGCTCTGGTGCGCGCGCTTTTTCAAGACAAGATCGCTGGCTGGCAAAACCGTCACCGCTGGCGGCATGCGCCTCACCCGCAATGACCAGACGCACCGGATCACAAAGGCAAGTTTCTGCGTTCAGCCTGAGGATACCTTAGCCTTTACAAAACATGACCAGCTTTTCATTGTGCGGATCAATGCTTGTGCCCTCCGGCGCGGCCCCGCGCCCGAAGCGCAGGCGCTATACGAAGACTTATCTCCACCACCACCAAAAAAAACGGACCCGAAAGTCTCTGGCAGCCAGGACTTTGAACGCGAAAAGGGCGCAGGCCGCCCAACCAAAAAAGACCGGCGGGAGATGGAAAAAATCCGTCAGGATCTGTGA
- the xseA gene encoding exodeoxyribonuclease VII large subunit: protein MSNIREYTVSELSGDVKRVVEDSFSYVRVRGEMGRVTRAGSGHVYLDLKDDRAVISGVVWKGNASKLKIQPEQGMEMIATGRLTTYPGQSKYQLVIDTLEPAGAGALMALLEERRKKLAAEGLFDDARKKPLPFLPGVIGVVTSPSGAVIRDILHRLRDRFPSHVLVWPTLVQGEGAAARIVAGIEGFNAMSANGVVPRPDVLIVARGGGSIEDLWCFNEEAVVRAAAGSKIPLISAVGHETDTTLIDFAADQRAPTPTAAAEIAVPVRRDLWQEVQNKVRRMGATQSRTLEARQMALTSAMRGLGRADTLLEIPTQRLDRAADRLGQALRIRIERGETELGRKASGLRPVALSRNLQARMEGLGAASARLKSTAPRLFDAREARLESASRLLDTLSYRNVLARGFALALDTEGNVVRRAADVQDGMAAGIQFADGVRDAVFRDKGAEAGTSKPKAKKKAPGKPLSQSSLFD, encoded by the coding sequence ATGAGCAATATACGCGAATATACGGTCTCTGAACTTTCCGGAGATGTGAAACGGGTGGTCGAAGACTCATTTTCATATGTCCGTGTACGTGGTGAAATGGGGCGGGTCACCCGCGCTGGCTCTGGTCATGTCTATCTTGACCTTAAAGATGACCGGGCTGTTATCTCCGGCGTGGTCTGGAAGGGCAACGCGTCAAAGCTGAAAATTCAGCCCGAGCAGGGGATGGAAATGATCGCCACGGGCCGGTTGACCACCTATCCCGGGCAGTCGAAATATCAGCTCGTCATCGACACGCTTGAGCCTGCGGGCGCCGGGGCGCTCATGGCCCTGCTGGAGGAGCGCCGGAAGAAACTGGCGGCGGAGGGGCTGTTTGATGACGCGCGCAAGAAACCTCTGCCGTTCCTGCCGGGTGTCATCGGTGTCGTGACTTCCCCGTCGGGCGCCGTGATCAGGGACATCCTGCACCGGCTGCGTGACAGATTTCCAAGCCATGTTCTTGTTTGGCCAACACTGGTGCAGGGCGAGGGGGCGGCGGCCAGAATTGTCGCGGGTATTGAAGGCTTCAATGCAATGTCTGCTAACGGTGTTGTGCCCCGGCCTGATGTGCTGATTGTTGCCCGCGGTGGTGGTTCGATTGAAGACCTTTGGTGCTTCAACGAGGAAGCCGTCGTGCGCGCTGCAGCCGGCAGTAAGATACCGCTGATTTCGGCCGTTGGTCATGAAACAGATACGACACTGATAGATTTTGCTGCGGACCAGCGCGCGCCAACGCCCACAGCAGCGGCAGAAATCGCCGTGCCCGTGCGGCGGGACCTGTGGCAGGAGGTGCAGAACAAGGTGCGGCGCATGGGCGCAACCCAGAGCCGGACCCTGGAGGCACGGCAAATGGCGCTGACCTCGGCCATGCGCGGCCTGGGGCGTGCGGACACACTGCTGGAAATACCGACACAGCGCCTTGACCGGGCTGCTGACAGGCTCGGTCAGGCCCTCAGGATACGCATTGAGCGCGGGGAGACAGAGCTTGGCCGCAAGGCCTCCGGCCTGCGACCGGTTGCGCTTTCCCGTAACCTTCAGGCGCGAATGGAGGGACTGGGCGCTGCGAGCGCGCGCCTTAAAAGTACCGCACCGCGCCTGTTCGATGCCCGGGAGGCTCGGCTTGAAAGCGCCTCACGCCTGCTGGATACGCTGTCATATCGCAATGTACTGGCAAGAGGTTTCGCCCTGGCGCTGGACACGGAAGGTAATGTTGTCCGGCGGGCGGCGGATGTGCAGGATGGCATGGCGGCTGGCATTCAGTTCGCTGATGGCGTGCGCGATGCCGTCTTCAGGGACAAGGGAGCGGAGGCCGGCACATCCAAACCCAAAGCAAAAAAGAAAGCACCCGGGAAACCTCTCTCTCAAAGCAGTCTGTTTGACTGA
- a CDS encoding proteasome-type protease → MTYCVGLKLNEGLVMLADTRTNAGVDNISTYRKLFTWEVPGERAIAMMSSGNLSITQGVMTRLNRSIQQAKADDSVETILNADTMFRVAQIVGDVMREVQGRHSEALEQRGAAADATIMIGGQRKGGQHRLFLLYAAGNFIEATDDTGYFQIGDHKYGKPILDRVLDKTTPIQEAVKAALVSMDSTLRSNLSVGMPLDLAIIRTDTCEFSHQRRIEPDDQAFSEMSEAWSHALRGAFQSLPGNFES, encoded by the coding sequence ATGACCTATTGTGTTGGCCTGAAACTGAATGAAGGGCTGGTAATGCTCGCGGATACCCGCACCAATGCCGGCGTCGATAATATCTCCACATATCGCAAGCTGTTTACCTGGGAAGTCCCGGGGGAACGGGCCATTGCCATGATGTCCTCGGGCAATCTCTCCATCACGCAAGGCGTGATGACGCGCCTCAACAGGTCCATTCAACAGGCAAAGGCGGATGACAGTGTTGAAACGATTCTCAACGCGGACACCATGTTTCGAGTAGCACAGATTGTCGGTGATGTGATGCGCGAAGTGCAGGGGCGTCACAGCGAGGCGCTGGAACAACGCGGTGCGGCCGCCGATGCGACCATCATGATTGGTGGCCAGCGAAAAGGGGGCCAGCACAGGCTTTTCCTCCTCTATGCGGCAGGCAATTTCATCGAAGCAACAGATGACACGGGGTACTTCCAGATCGGTGACCATAAATATGGCAAGCCTATCCTCGACAGGGTGCTGGATAAGACGACGCCCATTCAGGAAGCGGTCAAAGCTGCACTTGTCTCCATGGACTCGACTTTGCGCAGCAACCTCTCTGTCGGTATGCCGCTTGACCTGGCAATTATCCGTACAGATACTTGTGAATTCTCTCACCAGCGCCGCATTGAGCCGGACGATCAGGCATTCAGTGAAATGAGCGAGGCGTGGTCACATGCTTTACGCGGTGCCTTTCAAAGCCTGCCAGGAAATTTCGAAAGCTGA
- a CDS encoding glutathione S-transferase yields the protein MSRKPVLYSFRRCPYAMRARLALATSGIQTELREVVLRDKPQSMIDVSPKATVPVLLLPDGKVLEESTDIMLWALQQNDPHDWLLPWRESRDELMALITENDLPFKQFLDRYKYPGRYPDENIIPEMQRASGLEILSKWNDLLADTGWLYGSRRTLADVALLPFVRQFAHVDRTWFFAQPIPHVQSWLEDFLAWEGFSGIMTKYDQWQEGDEGISFPA from the coding sequence ATGAGCCGCAAGCCCGTTCTCTATTCTTTCCGGCGCTGCCCATATGCCATGCGCGCGCGCCTGGCACTTGCGACCAGTGGCATACAGACAGAATTGCGGGAAGTCGTTCTGCGCGACAAACCGCAAAGCATGATTGATGTTTCACCAAAGGCGACCGTGCCCGTGCTGTTACTGCCTGACGGCAAGGTGCTGGAAGAAAGTACAGACATCATGCTCTGGGCATTGCAACAGAATGATCCACATGACTGGCTGCTGCCCTGGCGTGAATCACGCGATGAGCTGATGGCGCTGATTACGGAAAACGATCTGCCCTTCAAGCAGTTTCTGGATCGCTACAAATATCCCGGTCGCTATCCTGACGAAAACATCATCCCGGAAATGCAGCGGGCGTCCGGCCTCGAAATATTGTCCAAATGGAACGACCTCTTGGCGGACACGGGGTGGCTTTATGGCAGCAGGCGCACTCTGGCAGATGTTGCATTGCTGCCATTCGTGCGCCAGTTCGCACATGTTGACCGGACATGGTTCTTCGCGCAACCCATTCCCCATGTGCAATCATGGCTGGAAGATTTCCTGGCCTGGGAAGGTTTTTCCGGGATCATGACAAAATATGATCAGTGGCAGGAAGGTGATGAAGGCATCTCCTTCCCGGCCTGA
- a CDS encoding cupin domain-containing protein has protein sequence MQAVNIANKFSQFTEQWQPKRIATVNDYDVRIAKIEGEFVWHSHEDTDEMFLVVKGSMKILLRDGEVSLNEGEVYVVPRGVEHKPVADRECQILLIEPTDVVNTGTAGGERTATVETL, from the coding sequence ATGCAGGCTGTAAATATCGCCAACAAATTTTCTCAGTTTACAGAGCAGTGGCAGCCCAAGCGTATCGCCACAGTCAATGACTATGATGTGCGGATTGCGAAAATTGAAGGTGAGTTTGTCTGGCATTCTCATGAAGATACGGATGAAATGTTTCTTGTCGTAAAAGGCAGCATGAAGATTCTGCTGCGCGACGGTGAAGTCAGCCTGAATGAGGGTGAGGTCTATGTCGTCCCGCGGGGTGTGGAGCATAAGCCTGTTGCAGACAGGGAATGCCAGATCCTGCTGATTGAGCCTACTGATGTGGTCAATACAGGCACAGCCGGTGGCGAACGCACAGCAACGGTTGAAACCCTATGA
- a CDS encoding helicase-related protein, protein MPRHGQSHDDTPIHQVITQSVTAVLGPTNTGKTHYALERMAAYESGMIGLPLRLLAREVFDKMVARKSAREVALVTGEEKIIPPNAKYFICTVEAMPLEREVAFMAIDEIQLAADAERGRIFTERLLLARGTQETLLLGADTMRSILKRLIPEIGFVSRERFSQLTHAGHKKVTRLPRRSAIVAFSSEAVYSIAELIRRQRGGAAVVMGALSPRTRNAQAAFYQSGEVDYLVATDAIGMGLNMDIDHVALAGTRKYDGRRMRQLFPAELAQVSGRAGRHVRDGTFGTTADCPGLDDEVAEAIEDHQFEPVTALQWRSVSMDFNSVPALLNALERKPPRQELVRSRMDDDEDALRRLLKMPDIKDIARGGAALKLLWEVCQTPDFRKVSPDQHALMLADLYRQLMERGRLKEGWLKAQVERLDRLEGNVDTLTNRIAHIRTWTYLTHRSGWLDNTAYWQERTRAIEDALSDALHEKLTQQFIDRRTSMLLKRLKDDAPLLAGVTAEGEVIVEGEFVGRLIGFQFILDPRAKGPHAKAVRHAALTALKPELAARAAALANAKDADLTMTDGGVIWWRHSAVARLEKGPTPLRPNLKMVAIEHLPVNMLPRIEERLTAWFTGQLEGLLLPLVSLQKAVNLSSGDDTEMLAAGTRGLAYRIVENFGAISRSMVINEVKELPQDERGKLRKLGVRFGEFTIHMPALLKPASARLLTLLWALWSEKDPEQFEPPKAGLTSVPLGADLPHAYYYATGYRPSGLRAVRIDMLERLAQEIRGAREKADMRDGFEANSRMMSLVGCSGDDFEGILKSLGLRKNTVRKMVPKTSTADTGHTSASDTPAHPRKMEPRTEETATAPVEAEANNTVEENAADLQIPAPEARPAADQSAASAEKMLADEPAGNAEPASVSTAEPAEAAAADSNDTQTEPAAAASDTQTPSSPMGEELVDEKLVEVELTLWRLAPRQQNQRRGKPADKEGQKGKFAKGKSRGKDGKPQRKGGPSKGKPQGPRIFTAGPDRKKQADPDSPFAALAALKGDND, encoded by the coding sequence ATGCCGCGACATGGCCAGAGCCACGATGATACACCGATCCATCAGGTCATTACGCAATCTGTAACGGCAGTTCTCGGCCCCACCAACACGGGCAAAACCCACTACGCACTGGAGCGCATGGCCGCCTATGAAAGCGGCATGATCGGCCTGCCGTTACGCCTGCTGGCCCGCGAAGTTTTCGACAAGATGGTTGCCCGCAAATCAGCCAGGGAAGTCGCGCTGGTGACCGGTGAGGAAAAAATTATCCCGCCCAATGCCAAATATTTCATCTGTACAGTCGAGGCAATGCCGCTTGAACGCGAGGTCGCCTTCATGGCGATTGATGAAATTCAGCTCGCCGCAGATGCTGAACGCGGGCGCATTTTCACAGAACGTCTGCTGCTTGCACGCGGTACGCAGGAGACGCTCCTGTTGGGTGCAGACACCATGCGCTCGATCCTGAAAAGACTGATCCCGGAGATCGGCTTTGTCAGCCGCGAGAGATTTTCGCAACTGACCCATGCCGGGCACAAGAAAGTCACACGCCTGCCCCGCCGCTCGGCCATTGTCGCTTTCTCCTCTGAAGCGGTCTATTCGATCGCCGAACTGATCCGGCGACAACGCGGCGGCGCTGCCGTGGTCATGGGCGCACTCTCCCCACGCACGCGCAATGCGCAGGCTGCGTTCTATCAATCCGGTGAAGTGGATTATCTGGTTGCCACAGACGCGATCGGCATGGGGCTGAATATGGATATTGACCATGTGGCTCTTGCCGGCACACGCAAATATGATGGCCGCCGTATGCGCCAGCTTTTCCCGGCTGAACTGGCACAGGTTTCCGGGCGGGCCGGGCGCCATGTGCGCGACGGCACATTCGGCACCACAGCGGACTGCCCGGGCCTCGATGATGAAGTGGCAGAGGCAATTGAGGACCATCAGTTTGAACCTGTCACCGCGCTGCAATGGCGCTCCGTTTCGATGGACTTCAATTCCGTGCCAGCCCTTCTTAATGCACTGGAGCGCAAACCGCCGCGCCAGGAACTTGTGCGCTCACGCATGGATGATGATGAAGATGCCTTGCGCCGGCTGCTCAAGATGCCTGACATCAAGGATATCGCGAGGGGCGGCGCAGCGCTCAAGCTGCTCTGGGAAGTTTGCCAGACACCGGATTTCCGCAAAGTGTCGCCCGACCAACATGCCCTGATGTTGGCCGATCTCTATCGTCAGTTGATGGAAAGAGGCCGCCTCAAGGAAGGCTGGCTGAAGGCGCAGGTCGAACGTCTGGACAGACTTGAAGGCAATGTGGATACGTTGACAAATCGCATCGCCCATATCCGCACCTGGACGTATCTTACGCATCGCTCTGGCTGGCTTGACAACACCGCCTATTGGCAGGAGCGCACCCGGGCGATAGAAGACGCCTTGTCCGACGCGCTGCATGAAAAACTGACCCAGCAATTCATTGACCGGCGCACGTCAATGCTGTTGAAGCGACTTAAGGATGATGCGCCATTACTGGCCGGTGTTACCGCTGAAGGAGAAGTCATTGTGGAAGGCGAATTTGTTGGCCGCCTGATTGGGTTTCAGTTCATTCTGGACCCCCGCGCCAAAGGACCACATGCCAAAGCCGTGCGCCATGCCGCACTGACCGCCCTGAAGCCGGAGCTTGCGGCGCGCGCTGCAGCTCTGGCCAATGCCAAAGACGCGGACCTGACCATGACGGATGGCGGCGTGATCTGGTGGCGGCACTCTGCGGTCGCCAGACTGGAGAAAGGGCCAACGCCCCTGCGGCCAAATCTCAAGATGGTTGCGATAGAGCATTTGCCCGTGAACATGCTGCCACGGATAGAAGAGCGCCTCACCGCCTGGTTTACAGGACAGCTTGAAGGCCTGCTGCTACCGCTGGTTTCCCTGCAGAAAGCCGTGAACCTGAGCAGCGGTGATGACACAGAAATGCTGGCAGCAGGAACCCGCGGTCTTGCCTATCGTATCGTTGAAAATTTTGGGGCGATCTCCCGCAGCATGGTCATCAACGAGGTCAAGGAACTGCCGCAGGACGAGCGTGGCAAACTCCGCAAACTTGGTGTGCGTTTCGGGGAATTCACCATACATATGCCCGCCCTGCTGAAACCTGCCTCTGCACGGTTGCTGACACTTCTCTGGGCACTCTGGTCCGAAAAGGACCCGGAGCAGTTTGAGCCGCCCAAAGCAGGCCTGACCTCTGTCCCGCTCGGGGCGGACCTGCCGCACGCCTATTATTACGCCACCGGATACCGTCCCTCTGGCCTGCGTGCTGTACGGATTGATATGCTGGAGCGACTGGCGCAGGAGATTCGCGGCGCCCGCGAAAAAGCCGACATGCGTGACGGCTTCGAGGCAAATTCCCGCATGATGTCTCTTGTCGGCTGTTCCGGTGACGATTTCGAGGGCATTCTGAAATCCCTCGGGTTGCGCAAGAACACCGTGCGCAAGATGGTTCCCAAAACCTCGACGGCTGATACGGGGCACACATCTGCGTCAGATACGCCGGCTCACCCCCGGAAGATGGAACCCCGGACAGAAGAAACTGCAACCGCGCCAGTGGAAGCTGAGGCGAACAATACCGTTGAAGAAAACGCCGCTGATCTTCAAATCCCTGCGCCGGAAGCTCGGCCAGCTGCTGATCAAAGTGCCGCTTCGGCGGAAAAAATGCTTGCTGATGAACCTGCAGGAAACGCCGAGCCCGCATCAGTTTCAACGGCCGAACCGGCTGAAGCAGCAGCAGCAGACAGCAACGACACGCAGACAGAACCAGCTGCCGCAGCATCCGATACTCAAACTCCGTCATCACCCATGGGTGAAGAATTGGTGGATGAAAAATTGGTCGAAGTCGAACTGACCTTATGGCGTCTGGCGCCCCGCCAGCAGAACCAGCGGCGCGGCAAACCAGCGGATAAGGAAGGCCAGAAAGGCAAATTCGCCAAGGGCAAATCACGCGGCAAAGATGGCAAGCCACAACGCAAAGGCGGCCCCAGCAAAGGCAAGCCACAGGGACCGCGCATTTTCACCGCAGGGCCAGATCGCAAAAAACAGGCCGACCCGGACTCACCTTTTGCCGCCCTGGCTGCTCTTAAAGGTGACAATGACTGA